From Fibrobacter sp. UWB5, the proteins below share one genomic window:
- a CDS encoding amino acid ABC transporter substrate-binding protein produces MKKFFAMLAAFACAAVFSACNDQKAEQPTADESLNKVKAAGEFVLGLDDSFPPMGFRDKDNNIVGFDIDLATEVCARLGVKLKTQPISWDAKEQELNTGKIDCIWNGMSVDSARAAAMNLSDAYLKNRMIFTVKDKALANLAALAGKKIAVQNGSTAQKLLDASEAGKAAKEIVPFDDNQTALMDLDKGGVDAVFLDEIVAKYWIVTNAKDYTVLEEGLSDEVYAVGFRKKDQALRDAVNSTLAAMKADGKFDEISAKWFGK; encoded by the coding sequence ATGAAAAAGTTTTTTGCAATGCTTGCGGCGTTTGCTTGTGCCGCTGTATTCTCTGCCTGTAACGACCAAAAGGCAGAACAGCCTACTGCTGATGAATCCCTGAACAAGGTGAAGGCTGCAGGCGAGTTCGTGCTCGGCCTCGATGACTCTTTCCCGCCGATGGGGTTCCGCGACAAAGACAACAACATCGTTGGCTTTGATATTGACCTTGCTACAGAAGTTTGCGCTCGCCTGGGCGTGAAGCTCAAGACGCAGCCGATTTCCTGGGATGCGAAGGAACAGGAACTGAACACCGGCAAGATTGACTGCATCTGGAACGGCATGAGCGTGGACAGCGCCCGCGCCGCCGCGATGAACTTGAGTGACGCCTACCTCAAGAACCGCATGATTTTCACGGTGAAGGACAAGGCTCTTGCAAATCTCGCTGCCCTCGCCGGCAAGAAGATTGCCGTGCAGAACGGTTCTACCGCCCAGAAGTTGCTGGATGCCTCCGAAGCGGGCAAGGCCGCCAAGGAAATCGTCCCGTTTGACGACAACCAGACGGCGCTCATGGATTTGGACAAGGGCGGCGTGGATGCCGTGTTCCTGGACGAAATCGTGGCCAAGTACTGGATTGTGACGAATGCGAAGGACTACACTGTGCTCGAGGAAGGCCTCTCCGACGAAGTCTATGCCGTGGGTTTCCGCAAGAAGGACCAGGCCCTGCGTGATGCCGTGAACTCTACCCTGGCTGCCATGAAGGCCGACGGCAAGTTCGACGAAATCTCTGCCAAGTGGTTTGGCAAGTAA